In a single window of the Equus quagga isolate Etosha38 chromosome 7, UCLA_HA_Equagga_1.0, whole genome shotgun sequence genome:
- the SRCAP gene encoding helicase SRCAP isoform X1 codes for MQSSPSPAHPQLPILHSQMVSDGMTGSNPVSPASSSSPASSGAGGISPQHIAQDSSLDGPPGPPDGATVPLEGLSLPQAADLANKGPKWEKSHAEIAEQAKHEAEIETRIAELRKEGFWSLKRLPKVPEPPRPKGHWDYLCEEMQWLSADFAQERRWKRGVARKVVRMVIRHHEEQRQKEERARREEQAKLRRIASTMAKDVRQFWSSVEKVVQFKQQSRLEEKRKKALDLHLDFIVGQTEKYSDLLSQSLNQPLASSKAGSSPCLGSSSAASSPPPPVARLDDEDGDFQPQEEEEEDDEETIEVEEQQEGNDAETQRREIELLRREGELPLEELLRSLPPQLLGGPSSPSRTPSSRDSDTRDGPEEGGEEEPSQVLKVKPTPSSVTQCNKKPWHADEDDEEFTANEDEAEDEEDTIAAEEQLEGEVDHAMELSELAREGELSVEELLQQYAGAYASDASAPGSGSSEEEDEDEVEANSSDFEPEGATEAEEAPQEDSSSQSDSAEEQSEDEEDEHSEEEETSGSSESEESESDESEESQSQSQADEEEEEDDDFGVEYLLARDEERSEVDGGSGPPTPGPTTTLGPKKEITDIAAAAESLQPKGYTLATTQVKTPIPLLLRGQLREYQHIGLDWLVTMYEKKLNGILADEMGLGKTIQTISLLAHLACEKGNWGPHLIIVPTSVMLNWEMELKRWCPSFKILTYYGAQKERKLKRQGWTKPNAFHVCITSYKLVLQDHQAFRRKNWRYLILDEAQNIKNFKSQRWQSLLNFNSQRRLLLTGTPLQNSLMELWSLMHFLMPHVFQSHREFKEWFSNPLTGMIEGSQEYNEGLVKRLHKVLRPFLLRRVKVDVEKQMPKKYEHVIRCRLSKRQRCLYDDFMAQTTTKETLATGHFMSVINILMQLRKVCNHPNLFDPRPVTSSFITPGICFSTASLVLRATDVHPLQRIDMGRFDLIGLEGRVSRYEADTFLPRHRLSRRALLEVATAPDPPPRPKPVKMKVNRMLQPVPKQEGRTVVVVNSPRTPLGPVPVRPPPGPELSAPPTPGPTPPVLPAPLMVSPSPAGPPLIPASRPPGPVLLPPLQPNSGPLPQVLPSPLGVLSGTSRPPTPTLSLKPAPPAPVRLSPAPPPGSSSLLKPLTVPPGYTFPSAAATTTSTTIATAPTTAVPAPTPASQRLILSPDMQARLPSGEVVSIGQLASLAQRPVASAGGSKPLTFQIQGNKLTLTGAQVRQLAVGQPRPLQRNVVHLVSAGGQHHLISQPAHVALIQAVAPTPGPTPVSVLPSSTPSTTPAPTGLSLPLAANQVPPTMVNNTGVVKIVVRQAPRDGLTPVPPLAPAPRPPSSGLPAVLTPRPTLTPGRLPTPTLGTARAPIPTSTLVRPLLKLVHSPSPEVSASAPGAAPLAISSPVPVPSSLPGPASLPGPASSPVPVPNSSTLASPVSSTVSLPVSSSLPISISSTLPAPVSAPVTIPISTPLPVSPSGPALLTNVTPALAPVVSAAPGPPSLAPAGASPSASALTLGLATTPSLSPSQAPGHPLLLAPTSSHVPGLNSAMAPACSPVLVPASALANPFPAAPNPAPAQASLLAPAPSASQALATSLAPMVAPQTAILAPSPAPSLAPLPVLAPSPGPAPVLAPSQTPVLASSSTPGTPLASASSLVPAPPPVLAPSSTQTMVPAPVPSPLPSPASTQTLALAPALASTLGGSSPSQTLSLGAGNSQGPFPAQTLSLTPASSLVPAPAQTLSLAPGPPLGPSQTLSLAPASPMGLAPAHTLTLAPVSSSASLLAPASVQTLTLNPAPVPVPTLGPTAAQTLALAPASTQAPASQASSLVVSASGAAPLPVTMVSRLPVSKDEPETLTLLSGPPSPPSTATSFSGSRPRRQPPPPPRSPFYLDSLEEKRKRQRSERLERIFQLSEAHGALAPVYGTEVLDFCTLPQPVASPIGPHSPGPSHPTFWTYTEAARQAVLFPQQRLDQLSEIIERFIFVMPPVEAPPPSLHACHPPPWLAPRQAAFQEQLACELWPRARPLHRIVCNMRTQFPDLRLIQYDCGKLQTLAVLLRQLKAEGHRVLIFTQMTRMLDVLEQFLTYHGHLYLRLDGSTRVEQRQALMERFNADKRIFCFILSTRSGGVGVNLTGADTVVFYDSDWNPTMDAQAQDRCHRIGQTRDVHIYRLISERTVEENILKKANQKRMLGDMAIEGGNFTTAYFKQQTIRELFDMPLEEPSGSSLPSAAEEEEETVASKQTHILEQALCRAEDEEDIRAATQAKAEQVAELAEFNENDVFPAGDGEEAGRPGAEDEEMSRAEQEIAALVEQLTPIERYAMKFLEASLEEVSREELKQAEEQVEAARKDLDQAKEEVFRLPQEEEEGPGVGDEVSSGTSGGSHRRSKKAKAPERPGTRVSERLRGARAETQGANHTPVTSTHHTRSTSTPPRCSPARERVPRPVPRPRPTPASAPATIPAPIPISAPNPITMLPVHILPSPPLLPSQIPPSCSSACTPPPACTPPPAHTPPPAQTSLLTPSSPLLLGLPSVPVSPPVTNLPLGLEPEAELCAQTLASTESLELADMASSETLTLVPAKDLLPVAVEILPMSEKNISLTSTAPSPTLEAGSVPNGQEQEVPEPAEGTILTVLPDGEEVPTCLSESNGLELPPSVASDELLQEPLEADKNSEELVESQTATSSPEKPQDRVSAEVAAPSTSSSATSSPEGSSPVRPPRRRTSADVEIRGQGAGRPGQPPGPKVLRKLPGRLVTVVEEKELVRRRRQQRGTASTLVPGVSETGASPGSPSTRSMSGPESSPSTSGPCEAAPPSSLSTPTQQPFIARRHIELGVTGGGSPENGEGALLAITPPAVKRRRGRPPKKNRSPADAGRGVDEVPSSISKGKTNGADPDPGAETLIVAEPVLGPQVIPGPQPLGPQPIHRPEPILSPVEKRRRGRPPKARDLPIPGTISSPGDGNLESRTQPLPLPPPLPPLPPLLACPTATVANTVSTLTISTSPPKRKRGRPPKNPPSPRPSQLPVLDRDSSSILESCGLGRRRQPQVQGESEGSSSDEDGSRPLTRLARLRLEAEGMRGRKSEGSMVVAVIQDDLDLDSGPGGLELTAPMVSLAPKLRSTRLRPGSLVPPLETEKVPRKRAGAPVGGGPALAKRGRLQPPSPLGPEGSVEESEAEVSGEEEEEDGTLRRRPAPRRLGGATNQGDQRILRSSAPPHLAGPTISHRGRKAKT; via the exons ATGcagagcagcccctcccctgctcaccCTCAGCTCCCAATCCTGCATTCACAG ATGGTGTCGGACGGCATGACAGGCAGCAATCCTGTGTCCCCTGCCTCATCCAGTTCCCCAGCCTCTAGTGGGGCAGGTGGCATCTCCCCCCAGCATATAGCTCAAGATTCCTCTCTGGATGGACCTCCAGGGCCCCCAGATGGTGCCACAGTGCCCCTGGAGGGGCTTAGCTTACCCCAGGCTGCTGACCTGGCTAACAAGGGCCCAAAATGGGAGAAGAGCCATGCTGAGATTGCAGAGCAGGCCAAGCAT GAGGCTGAGATTGAGACTCGGATTGCGGAGCTGCGGAAGGAGGGTTTCTGGTCACTGAAGAGGCTGCCTAAAGTACCTGAGCCTCCCCGCCCCAAAGGCCACTGGGACTATCTATGTGAGGAGATGCAGTGGCTCTCTGCTGACTTTGCTCAGGAGCGTCGTTGGAAACGGGGTGTGGCCCGTAAG GTGGTGCGCATGGTGATCCGGCACCACGAGGAGCAGCGGCAGAAAGAGGAACGGGCCcggagggaggagcaggccaAGCTGCGCCGAATTGCCTCCACCATGGCCAAGGATGTCAGGCAGTTCTGGAGCAGCGTGGAGAAG GTGGTGCAATTCAAGCAACAGTCCCGACTCGAGGAAAAGCGCAAAAAAGCTCTGGACTTGCACCTGGACTTCATTGTGGGGCAAACTGAAAAGTACTCAGACCTTCTGTCTCAGAGCCTCAACCAGCCACTAGCCTCCAGCAAAGCTGGCTCTTCTCCTTGCCTTGGCTCTTCCTCAGCTGCCTCTAGTCCTCCACCCCCAGTTGCCCGGCTGGATGATGAAG ATGGGGACTTCCAACcccaagaggaggaggaagaggatgatgAGGAGACAATTGAGGTTGAAGAACAGCAGGAAGGCAATGATGCAGAGACCCAGAGACGTGAGATTGAGCTGCTTCGACGTGAGGGAGAACTGCCACTGGAAGAGCTGCTCCGTTCCCTCCCCCCTCAGCTGCTAGGAGGGCCTTCCAGCCCCTCGAGAACCCCCTCATCTCGTGATAGTGACACCCGAGATGGGCCTGAAGAAGGTGGTGAAGAAGAGCCTTCTCAGGTGTTGAAG GTAAAGCCCACACCCTCCTCTGTCACACAGTGCAACAAAAAACCTTGGCATGCAGATGAGGATGACGAAGAGTTTACTGCCAATGAGGATGAAG CGGAGGATGAAGAGGACACCATCGCAGCTGAGGAGCAGTTGGAAGGGGAGGTGGATCATGCCATGGAGCTGAGCGAGTTGGCTCGAGAAG GTGAGCTGTCTGTGGAGGAGCTACTGCAGCAGTATGCAGGAGCCTATGCTTCTGATGCCTCTGCACCAGGTTCTGGGAGTAgtgaagaggaagatgaagatgAGGTTGAGGCTAACAGCTCTGACTTTGAACCAGAGGGGGCCACAGAAGCTGAAGAGGCTCCTCAAGAGGATAGTAGCAGTCAGTCAG ACTCTGCTGAGGAGCAGAGCGAggatgaggaagatgagcattcagaggaggaggaaacaagTGGAAGTTCAGAATCAGAAGAATCTGAATCTGATGAATCTGAGGAGTCCCAGTCACAGAGCCAagcagatgaggaagaggaggaagatgatgacTTTGGGGTGGAGTACTTGCTTGCCCGGGATGAAGAACGGAGTGAGGTAGATGGTGGCAGTGGACCTCCCACCCCTGGGCCCACCACCACTCTAGGCCCTAAGAAAGAAATTACTGACATCGCTGCAGCAGCTGAAAGTCTCCAGCCCAAGGGTTACACCTTGGCCACTACCCAG GTGAAGACACCCATCCCCCTGCTCTTGCGGGGCCAGCTCCGGGAGTACCAACACATTGGGCTGGACTGGCTGGTTACTATGTATGAGAAGAAGCTTAATGGCATTCTTGCTGATGAGATGGGGCTAGGCAAAACAATCCAGACCATCTCCCTGCTTGCCCACTTGGCTTGTGAGAAAG GTAACTGGGGTCCCCATTTGATCATTGTTCCCACCAGTGTGATGTTGAACTGGGAAATGGAGCTGAAACGTTGGTGCCCTAGCTTTAAAATCCTCACTTACTATGGAgcccagaaagagaggaagctCAAGCGGCAG GGCTGGACCAAGCCCAATGCCTTCCATGTGTGTATCACGTCTTACAAGCTGGTGCTGCAGGACCACCAGGCCTTCCGCCGCAAGAACTGGCGCTATCTCATTCTGGATGAGGCTCAGAACATCAAGAACTTCAAGTCACAGCGCTGGCAATCACTGCTCAATTTCAAcag CCAGAGACGCCTGCTCCTGACAGGAACTCCCTTGCAGAACAGTCTTATGGAGCTGTGGTCCTTGATGCACTTTTTGATGCCCCATGTCTTCCAGTCTCATCGGGAGTTCAAAGAATGGTTCTCTAACCCCCTAACTGGCATGATTGAGGGCAGCCAAGAGTACAATGAAGGTCTAGTCAAACGCCTCCATAAG GTTTTGCGGCCTTTTTTGCTGCGCCGAGTTAAGGTGGATGTTGAGAAGCAGATGCCTAAAAAGTATGAGCATGTTATCCGCTGCCGGCTCTCCAAGCGCCAACGCTGTCTCTATGATGACTTCATGGCACAGACTAC aaCTAAGGAGACACTAGCCACGGGCCATTTCATGAGCGTCATCAACATTTTGATGCAGCTGCGAAAAGTCTGCAATCATCCAAACCTGTTTGACCCTCGACCTGTTACCTCCTCTTTCATCACCCCAGGCATCTGCTTCAGCACCGCCTCTCTGGTGCTAAGGGCCACTGATGTCCACCCCCTCCAG CGGATAGACATGGGTCGCTTTGATCTTATTGGCCTGGAGGGTCGTGTCTCTAGATATGAGGCTGACACATTTCTACCCCGACACCGCCTCTCCCGCCGGGCACTGCTCGAGGTTGCTACTGCTCCTGACCCCCCACCCCGGCCCAAGCCAGTCAAGATGAAGGTCAACAG GATGCTGCAGCCAGTGCCCAAGCAAGAAGGCCGGACAGTGGTGGTGGTGAACAGCCCACGGACCCCCCTGGGCCCTGTCCCAGTTCGACCCCCTCCAGGCCCTGAGCTCTCAGCCCCGCCTACCCCTGGCCCGACCCCCCCAGTGCTGCCAGCACCACTGATGGTGTCGCCCTCACCTGCTGGGCCCCCGCTTATTCCAGCATCCCGGCCTCCTGGCCCTGTTCTGTTGCCCCCACTGCAACCAAACAGTGGTCCTCTACCCCAGG TGTTGCCATCCCCCCTGGGGGTCCTGAGTGGGACCTCACGGCCTCCCACGCCAACCCTGTCCCTGAAGCCGGCCCCACCTGCCCCTGTTCGCCtgagccctgccccacccccaggctcttCCAGCCTTTTGAAGCCCCTGACAGTACCACCAGGCTATACCTTCccttctgctgctgccaccaccacctctACCACCATAGCCACTGCTCCCACCACAGCAGTGCCAGCTCCTACTCCTGCATCACAGCGCCTCATCCTGTCTCCTGATATGCAGGCTCGCCTGCCCT CAGGTGAAGTGGTCAGCATCGGGCAGTTGGCCTCACTGGCACAACGTCCAGTGGCTAGTGCAGGGGGAAGCAAACCTCTCACCTTCCAAATCCAGGGCAACAAGCTGACTTTGACTGGTGCCCAGGTGCGCCAGCTTGCTGTGGGGCAGCCCCGCCCGCTGCAAA GGAATGTGGTGCACCTGGTGTCAGCAGGGGGGCAGCACCACCTCATCAGCCAGCCTGCCCATGTGGCCCTCATCCAGGCCGTGGCCCCGACCCCTGGCCCTACCCCTGTCTCTGTGCTGCCTTCTTCGACCCCCAGCACCACCCCTGCCCCTACTGGCCTCAGCCTTCCGCTTGCTGCTAACCAGG TGCCACCAACCATGGTGAATAATACAGGCGTGGTGAAGATTGTAGTGAGACAGGCCCCTCGGGATGGACTGACTCCTGTTCCTCCGTTGGCCCCAGCACCCCGACCTCCAAGCTCTGGGCTTCCAGCTGTGTTGACTCCACGCCCCACATTAACCCCTGGCCGACTACCCACACCTACTCTGGGTACTGCCCGGGCCCCCATACCCACGTCCACTCTGGTGAGGCCCCTTCTCAAGCTGGTCCACAGTCCTTCGCCCGAAGTCAGTG CTTCAGCACCCGGAGCTGCTCCCTTGGCCATCTCTTCTCCTGTCCCTGTGCCATCCTCACTCCCTGGGCCAGCCTCACTCCCTGGGCCAGCCTCTTCTCCAGTGCCAGTTCCCAACTCCTCTACCCTTGCTAGTCCTGTGTCCTCTACAGTCTCACTTCCAGTGTCATCTTCACTCCCCATCTCTATCTCCTCCACACTTCCTGCCCCAGTCTCCGCTCCAGTCACCATCCCCATATCAACCCCCTTGCCTGTTTCGCCTTCGGGTCCAGCTCTGTTGACCAATGTGACTCCAGCACTGGCACCTGTTGTCTCAGCGGCTCCTGGACCTCCCTCTTTGGCACCAGCTGGGGCTTCCCCGTCAGCGTCAGCCTTGACTCTAGGTTTGGCCACAACTCCATCCCTGTCCCCATCTCAGGCACCGGGTCACCCTCTGTTGTTGGCTCCAACCTCTTCACATGTTCCAGGGTTGAACTCAGCCATGGCCCCAGCATGTTCACCTGTCCTGGTGCCAGCTTCTGCTCTGGCCAATCCTTTTCCGGCAGCACCAAATCCAGCTCCAGCTCAGGCTTCCCTTCTGGCTCCAGCACCTTCTGCATCTCAGGCTCTAGCCACCTCTCTGGCTCCCATGGTGGCTCCACAGACAGCAATCCTggctccttctccagctccttccctggCTCCTCTTCCAGTCCTGGCTCCATCGCCAGGTCCCGCTCCTGTACTGGCTCCATCGCAGACTCCAGTTCTGGCTTCATCATCTACTCCGGGAACTCCTTtagcctcagcttcttcactgGTGCCAGCCCCACCTCCTGTGTTGGCTCCATCATCAACTCAAACTATGGTACCAGCCCCAGTTCCGTCACCTCTTCCGAGCCCGGCTTCTACACAGACACTGGCCTTAGCTCCAGCTTTAGCATCCACTCTTGGTGGCTCGTCTCCTTCTCAGACACTCTCTTTGGGAGCAGGGAACTCCCAGGGGCCCTTTCCAGCTCAGACATTGTCATTGACTCCAGCATCATCACTAGTACCAGCTCCAGCCCAGACACTGTCTTTGGCACCAGGACCACCACTGGGTCCATCTCAGACGCTGTCTCTGGCTCCAGCTTCTCCGATGGGCCTGGCCCCAGCTCACACGCTGACTTTGGCTCCAGTATCATCATCTGCTTCACTCCTGGCCCCAGCTTCAGTGCAAACACTGACCTTGAACCCAGCCCCAGTTCCAGTGCCCACCTTGGGCCCAACTGCAGCTCAGACTCTGGCACTGGCCCCAGCCTCAACACAGGCCCCAGCTTCCCAGGCATCCTCCCTTGTGGTTTCAGCATCTGGCGCCGCTCCCTTGCCTGTCACCATGGTATCCCGGCTGCCTGTTTCCAAGGATGAGCCTGAGACACTGACATTGCTCTCTGgtccccccagccctccctccactGCTACCTCGTTCAGTGGTTCCCGGCCTCGACGccaacccccaccaccacctcgtTCCCCTTTCTACCTG GACTCTTTGGAGGAAAAGCGAAAGCGGCAGCGGTCTGAACGCCTGGAACGGATTTTCCAACTTAGTGAGGCTCATGGGGCCCTGGCACCAGTGTATGGGACTGAAGTCTTGGATTTCTGTACCCTGCCCCAACCTGTTGCCAGCCCTATCGGCCCTCATTCTCCTGGTCCCAGCCATCCCACCTTTTGGACTTATACCGAGGCTGCCCGCCAGGCTGTACTGTTTCCCCAGCAACGACTAGACCAGCTGTCAGAAATCATTGAGAG gtTCATCTTTGTCATGCCTCCTGTGGAGGCACCTCCCCCTTCCCTACATGCCTGCCACCCACCTCCTTGGCTGGCCCCACGTCAGGCAGCCTTCCAGGAGCAGTTGGCCTGTGAGCTCTGGCCCCGGGCTCGTCCTCTGCACCGTATTGTATGTAACATGCGCACCCAGTTCCCTGACTTGAGGCTCATCCAGTATGATTGTG GAAAGTTGCAAACATTGGCAGTGCTCTTGCGACAGCTGAAGGCGGAGGGCCACCGGGTGCTCATATTCACCCAGATGACCCGAATGCTGGATGTATTGGAGCAGTTTCTCACCTACCACGGCCACCTCTACTTGCGTCTGGATGGGTCTACTAGAGTTGAACAGAGACAG GCCTTGATGGAACGATTCAATGCAGACAAACGCATCTTCTGCTTCATCCTTTCAACTCGGAGTGGGGGTGTGGGTGTGAATCTAACAGGAGCAGACACTGTTGTGTTTTATGACAGCGACTGGAATCCCACCATGGATGCTCAGGCCCAGGATCGCTGTCACCGAATTGGCCAGACTCGAGATGTCCACATTTATAG GCTTATCAGTGAACGGACAGTGGAGGAGAACATCCTAAAAAAGGCAAATCAGAAGAGAATGTTGGGAGACATGGCCATTGAGGGAGGCAACTTCACCACTGCCTATTTTAAACAG CAGACCATCCGAGAGCTGTTTGATATGCCCCTGGAGGAGCCATCTGGCTCATCTCTACCCTCTGCCgctgaagaggaggaagagactgtGGCTAGCAAGCAGACCCATATCTTGGAGCAG GCATTGTGTCGGGCAGAGGATGAAGAGGATATCCGTGCGGCCACCCAGGCCAAGGCTGAACAGGTGGCTGAGCTTGCAGAATTCAATGAGAATGATGTGTTTCCTGCTGGTGATGGAGAGGAGGCTGGTCGGCCTGGGGCTGAGGATGAGGAAATGTCCCGGGCTGAGCAGGAAATTGCTGCCCTTGTAGAACAG CTGACCCCCATTGAGCGTTATGCCATGAAATTCCTGGAAGCCTCACTGGAGGAGGTGAGCCGAGAGGAACTCAAGCAGGCAGAA GAGCAAGTGGAAGCTGCCCGCAAGGACCTGGACCAAGCCAAGGAGGAGGTGTTCCGCCTAccccaagaggaggaggaggggccagggGTTGGGGATGAGGTTTCCTCTGGGACTAGTGGAGGCAGCCACCGGCGCAGTAAGAAAGCCAAGGCCCCTGAAAGGCCAGGGACTCGCGTCAGTGAGCGTCTACGTGGAGCCCGGGCTGAGACTCAAGGGGCAAACCACACTCCTGTCACATCCACCCATCACACCCGCAGCACCTCCACACCTCCCCGCTGCAGTCCTGCCAGGGAGCGAGTTCCCCGGCCAGTGCCTAGGCCTCGACCCactccagcctcagctcctgcTACAATCCCTGCCCCAATCCCCATTTCAGCCCCAAATCCAATAACCATGCTTCCTGTCCATATCTTGCCTTCTCccccacttcttccttctcagaTTCCTCCCTCTTGTTCTTCTGCCTGtacccctcctcctgcctgtacCCCTCCACCAGCTCATACCCCACCTCCAGCCCAAACCTCTCTCTtaactccttcctcccctctcctgcttgGTTTACCTTCTGTGCCCGTCTCCCCGCCAGTCACCAACCTCCCTTTGGGCTTGGAGCCTGAGGCAGAGCTGTGTGCACAAACATTGGCATCTACTGAGTCCCTGGAGCTGGCTGATATGGCCAGTTCTGAGACGCTTACTCTTGTGCCCGCTAAGGATCTGTTGCCAGTTGCTGTTGAGATCCTGCCTATGTCAGAGAAGAACATTTCTCTCACCTCTACTGCACCTAGCCCAACTCTGGAGGCTGGCAGTGTCCCCAACGGTCAAGAGCAAGAGGTGCCAGAGCCTGCCGAGGGGACCATCCTCACAGTGCTGCCTGATGGTGAGGAGGTGCCTACGTGTCTGAGTGAGAGCAATGGGCTGGAGCTCCCACCCTCAGTGGCATCTGATGAGCTGCTTCAGGAGCCGTTGGAAGCTGACAAGAACTCAGAAGAGCTGGTGGAGTCCCAGACCGCAACCTCCAGCCCTGAGAAGCCACAGGACCGTGTTTCAGCTGAGGTGGCAGCCCCATCAACCTCATCCTCGGCCACCTCTTCACCTGAGGGTTCTTCACCTGTCCGGCCCCCTCGGCGTCGCACCAGTGCCGATGTAGAAATTAGGGGTCAGGGGGCTGGTCGGCCAGGACAGCCTCCAGGCCCCAAAGTGCTTCGCAAGCTGCCAGGACGGCTAGTGACTGTTGTAGAGGAAAAGGAACTGGTGAGGCGACGGCGACAGCAGCGGGGAACTGCCAGCACCCTAGTGCCTGGGGTCTCTGAGACTGGTGCCAGCCCGGGAAGCCCATCTACCCGCAGCATGTCAGGGCCGGAATCCTCACCTTCCACCAGTGGTCCCTGTGAAGCTGCTCCCCCATCCTCACTGTCCACCCCAACTCAGCAGCCCTTCATAGCTCGCCGTCACATTGAGCTGGGGGTGACTGGTGGGGGCAGCCCAGAGAATGGAGAAGGGGCACTGCTTGCCATCACACCTCCTGCTGTGAAACGTCGGAGGGGGAGGCCCCCCAAGAAGAACAGGTCTCCAGCAGATGCTGGGCGCGGGGTGGATGAGGTGCCTTCATCCATCTCTAAGGGAAAAACCAATGGGGCTGACCCAGACCCTGGGGCTGAAACCCTTATTGTTGCGGAGCCTGTTCTGGGACCCCAGGTTATTCCTGGGCCCCAACCTCTTGGACCCCAGCCAATTCATAGACCCGAGCCCATCCTGTCACCTGTGGAGAAAAGAAGGCGTGGGCGACCCCCTAAGGCACGAGATTTGCCCATTCCTGGGACCATTTCCTCTCCAGGGGATGGCAACTTAGAGAGCCGGACACAGCCACTCCCACTACCACCACCCCTGCCACCACTTCCACCACTCCTAGCCTGTCCCACTGCTACTGTCGCCAACACTGTCTCTACTCTCACCATTTCAACATCCCCCCCCAAGCGGAAGCGGGGCCGACCTCCCAAGAATCCACCATCACCTCGGCCCAGTCAACTGCCTGTCTTGGACCGTGATAGCTCTTCTATCCTTGAGAGCTGTGGCTTGGGGAGGCGGCGGCAACCCCAGGTTCAAGGGGAGAGTGAGGGTAGTTCCTCTGATGAGGATGGAAGCCGCCCCCTCACCCGCCTTGCCCGCTTGCGGCTTGAAGCAGAGGGAATGCGGGGACGAAAGAGTGAAGGGTCCATGGTGGTGGCTGTAATTCAGGATGACCTGGATCTAGATAGTGGGCCTGGTGGGTTAGAATTGACAGCTCCCATGGTCTCATTAGCTCCAAAATTGCGCTCAACCCGGCTGCGTCCAGGGTCTCTAGTCCCCCCGCTAGAGACTGAGAAGGTGCCTCGCAAACGGGCAGGGGCCCCAGTTGGTGGGGGTCCTGCCTTGGCAAAGCGTGGCCGCCTACAGCCCCCAAGTCCCCTGGGGCCTGAGGGTTCAGTAGAGGAGTCTGAGGCCGAAGTCTcaggtgaggaagaggaagaggatgggaCCCTACGCCGCCGACCTGCCCCTCGCCGGCTTGGTGGGGCTACCAACCAAGGGGACCAGCGAATCCTGCGCAGCAgtgcccctccccacctggctGGCCCTACCATTAGTCACAGAGGCCGCAAGGCCAAGACGTGA